In the genome of Candidatus Microbacterium phytovorans, one region contains:
- a CDS encoding flagellar biosynthesis protein FlhA: protein MNRTTGLNGLLKKSAIPVAVVGIILLLIVPVPPALLDVLIITNILFALLILLTTMFVRKPLDFSVFPSLLLVATLFRLGLNVASTKLVLGEAHAGQVIDAFGAIAVGGSLVIGIVVFLILIVIQFVVVTKGAERVAEVGARFTLDAMPGKQMAIDADLNAGLITDAEARSRRAEIAAEADFYGAMDGASKFVKGDAIAGLVIIVINLVGGIAIGLMSHGMEIDEALSTYAILTIGDGLVTQIPALLMAVATGMIVTRSNADADMGTSATGQLTQSRTALLIAGGAAIAMSFIPGMPMLAFLAIGGLLLLIAQRVGAAEAKAVDDAPAVDERPTDAPEELAERMRVHTLEILLAPDIVDLVTGGPDDLLGRVKSLRRKTALEMGLIVPPVRTRDSIELPTSTYVIRVAGVEAGRGVAPRGSMLALGTGLDALPGTSAPDPVFGIDGKWVPSQLRHSAELAGATVVDRASVIITHLSSVIQAHASRLLSREDVRQLTEGLRQISPSAVEELTPALLSLAEIQRVLQGLLAERVAINDLVRIYEALALRAKTSADPEGLIEAARHALGPAVASRFAENGRLRIVMIDPLLEQSMLESLRTSEDGVHLALDPRRLEAVIASTKAAVAASGPGPEPVLVCAPSLRTAVRRLVSTQTDGLPVLSYTEATAGGLAIDTIGVVRDTVSEPHAIEAG, encoded by the coding sequence ATGAACCGCACCACCGGCCTGAACGGCCTGCTGAAGAAGTCCGCCATCCCGGTCGCGGTCGTCGGCATCATCCTGCTGCTCATCGTGCCGGTGCCGCCCGCGCTGCTCGACGTGCTCATCATCACGAACATCCTGTTCGCGCTGCTCATCCTCCTGACGACGATGTTCGTGCGAAAACCGCTGGACTTCTCCGTGTTCCCGTCGCTGCTGCTCGTCGCGACCCTCTTCCGCCTCGGGCTCAACGTCGCCTCGACGAAGCTCGTGCTGGGCGAGGCGCACGCGGGGCAGGTGATCGACGCGTTCGGCGCGATCGCCGTGGGCGGTTCGCTCGTCATCGGCATCGTCGTCTTCCTCATCCTCATCGTCATCCAGTTCGTCGTCGTGACGAAGGGTGCCGAGCGCGTCGCCGAGGTCGGCGCCCGGTTCACCCTCGACGCGATGCCCGGCAAGCAGATGGCGATCGACGCCGACCTGAACGCGGGACTCATCACGGATGCCGAGGCCCGCTCCCGCCGGGCGGAGATCGCCGCCGAGGCCGACTTCTACGGGGCGATGGACGGCGCCTCGAAGTTCGTGAAGGGCGACGCGATCGCGGGCCTCGTCATCATCGTCATCAACCTGGTGGGCGGCATCGCGATCGGGCTGATGTCTCACGGCATGGAGATCGACGAGGCGCTCAGCACCTACGCGATCCTCACGATCGGCGACGGCCTCGTCACTCAGATCCCCGCCCTGCTGATGGCCGTCGCGACGGGCATGATCGTCACCCGCTCCAATGCGGACGCGGACATGGGCACCTCGGCGACGGGCCAGCTGACCCAGTCGCGCACGGCGCTCCTCATCGCCGGCGGGGCCGCGATCGCGATGTCGTTCATCCCCGGGATGCCGATGCTCGCCTTCCTCGCGATCGGCGGCCTCCTCCTCCTCATCGCCCAGCGCGTGGGAGCGGCCGAGGCGAAGGCCGTCGACGACGCCCCCGCCGTCGACGAACGTCCCACCGACGCCCCGGAGGAGCTCGCGGAGCGCATGCGGGTGCACACGCTCGAGATCCTGCTCGCGCCGGACATCGTCGACCTCGTCACGGGCGGACCCGACGACCTGCTCGGACGGGTGAAGTCGCTCCGGCGGAAGACGGCGCTCGAGATGGGGCTTATCGTGCCGCCGGTGCGCACCCGCGACAGCATCGAGTTGCCGACGTCGACGTATGTCATCCGCGTCGCCGGGGTCGAGGCGGGCCGGGGCGTCGCCCCCCGGGGCTCGATGCTGGCCCTCGGCACGGGACTCGACGCCCTCCCGGGCACGTCGGCGCCCGACCCGGTGTTCGGGATCGACGGCAAGTGGGTGCCGTCGCAGCTGCGGCACAGCGCGGAGCTGGCCGGCGCCACCGTCGTCGATCGCGCGAGCGTCATCATCACGCACCTGTCCAGCGTCATCCAGGCGCACGCGTCGCGGCTGCTCAGCCGCGAAGACGTGCGCCAGCTCACGGAGGGACTGCGACAGATCAGTCCGTCCGCCGTCGAGGAGCTCACTCCCGCGCTCCTCTCTCTCGCCGAGATCCAGCGGGTGCTGCAGGGCCTTCTCGCCGAGCGGGTCGCGATCAACGACCTCGTGCGCATCTACGAGGCGCTGGCGCTGCGTGCGAAGACCTCCGCCGACCCCGAGGGTCTCATCGAGGCGGCGCGCCACGCGCTCGGGCCGGCCGTGGCATCCCGCTTCGCCGAGAACGGACGCCTGCGGATCGTCATGATCGATCCGCTTCTGGAACAGTCGATGCTCGAGTCGCTGCGCACGAGCGAGGACGGCGTGCACCTCGCGCTCGATCCGCGACGGCTGGAGGCGGTCATCGCCTCGACGAAGGCCGCGGTGGCCGCCTCGGGGCCGGGACCCGAACCCGTGCTCGTGTGCGCGCCGTCGCTGCGGACCGCGGTGCGGCGCCTGGTCTCGACGCAGACCGACGGACTGCCCGTCCTGTCGTACACCGAGGCGACCGCCGGCGGCCTCGCGATCGACACGATCGGCGTCGTCCGCGACACCGTCTCCGAACCGCACGCGATCGAAGCGGGCTGA
- the csrA gene encoding carbon storage regulator CsrA, producing MLVLTRRIGERVLIGDDIELTIVEIKGDSVRLGIQAPRETRIQRAEIVAAVESENRAAVQSPAATQDALQRALNGRRDPAAPAD from the coding sequence GTGCTGGTTCTGACGAGGCGGATCGGTGAGCGCGTGCTCATCGGCGACGACATCGAGCTCACGATCGTCGAGATCAAGGGCGACAGCGTGCGGCTCGGCATCCAGGCTCCGCGCGAGACCCGCATCCAGCGCGCCGAGATCGTCGCGGCCGTCGAGTCCGAGAACCGGGCCGCCGTGCAGTCGCCCGCCGCCACGCAGGACGCGCTCCAGCGCGCGCTGAACGGCCGGCGCGATCCTGCCGCGCCGGCCGACTGA
- a CDS encoding zinc ABC transporter substrate-binding protein, whose translation MARKIHTPSKTLTLRKTLIPGALLGGAALVLAGCASTPTDASDDGAVQVVASTSVYGDIVRAIAGDAVEVTSIISSTSQDPHSYEASASDQLTVSRADLIIENGGGYDAFIDGLIDASGSTAHVITAAEYSHDWPENEGHDHAEGDDHGDDHDDTATDDTATEDAATDDHAEGDDHAGHDHVEGFNEHVWYDPHTIEHVAEAIAEELTELVPGEKATFDSGLADFVAGIGDLETSLADVAAAHEGDKIFVTEPVPLYLTAAAGLENVTPEAFSEAVEEGQDVPPATLLEATRLIDAGDVRAVIVNAQTGGAETTQVIQTAEAAGIPVVEFSEILPDGQSYLTWMAQNIDDLEAALAS comes from the coding sequence ATGGCCCGGAAGATCCACACCCCCTCGAAGACCCTCACCCTGCGGAAGACGCTCATTCCCGGCGCGCTGCTCGGCGGGGCCGCCCTCGTCCTCGCCGGCTGCGCGTCGACGCCGACCGACGCGTCGGATGACGGGGCCGTGCAGGTCGTCGCCTCGACGAGCGTCTACGGCGACATCGTGCGCGCGATCGCGGGGGATGCCGTCGAGGTGACGTCGATCATCAGCTCGACGAGCCAGGACCCGCACTCGTACGAGGCATCCGCGAGCGACCAGCTCACCGTCTCCCGCGCCGACCTCATCATCGAGAACGGCGGCGGCTACGACGCCTTCATCGACGGTCTCATCGATGCGTCCGGCTCGACCGCGCACGTCATCACCGCCGCCGAGTACTCGCACGACTGGCCCGAGAACGAAGGCCACGACCACGCCGAGGGCGACGACCACGGCGACGACCACGACGACACGGCGACCGACGACACGGCGACCGAGGATGCCGCGACCGACGACCACGCCGAGGGCGACGATCACGCGGGCCACGACCACGTCGAGGGCTTCAACGAGCACGTCTGGTACGACCCGCACACCATCGAGCACGTCGCGGAGGCCATCGCGGAGGAGCTCACCGAGCTGGTCCCGGGCGAGAAGGCGACGTTCGACAGCGGCCTGGCGGACTTCGTCGCGGGCATCGGCGACCTGGAGACGTCGCTCGCCGACGTCGCCGCCGCCCACGAGGGCGACAAGATCTTCGTGACCGAACCGGTGCCCCTCTACCTGACGGCCGCCGCCGGACTCGAGAACGTGACGCCGGAAGCCTTCAGCGAGGCGGTCGAAGAAGGCCAGGACGTTCCGCCCGCGACGCTCCTCGAGGCCACGCGGCTGATCGACGCCGGCGACGTGCGCGCCGTCATCGTGAACGCGCAGACCGGTGGCGCCGAGACGACGCAGGTGATCCAGACGGCGGAGGCCGCCGGCATCCCCGTCGTGGAGTTCTCGGAGATCCTCCCCGACGGGCAGTCCTACCTCACGTGGATGGCGCAGAACATCGACGATCTCGAGGCGGCGCTGGCGTCCTGA
- a CDS encoding carbohydrate ABC transporter permease produces MIVAARERWLGVVLLIILMAVTIVPFVSLFITALHPQGTYPPGLTWPETPHWENFALAFQSADMLKLLWSSVLIELAVVPVAILIATLAGFALGHLRPVGGRAVFIVFLLGLTLPLEGIIVPLYYQIRDMGLLNTRWALILPLIGLFMPFAVVWMRAHFINMPTELSEAARVDGATTWQLFWRIHVPLSRPAISSLAILLFLWTWNQFLLAVVLVSDPTQRTMAGALGAFQGQWGTDIPLLCAGSLLILTPTLIVFLVFQRQFVSALLQGSLKG; encoded by the coding sequence ATGATCGTCGCGGCGAGGGAACGCTGGCTGGGAGTGGTCCTGCTCATCATCCTGATGGCGGTGACGATCGTCCCCTTCGTGAGCCTGTTCATCACGGCGCTTCACCCGCAGGGCACGTATCCGCCGGGACTGACCTGGCCGGAGACGCCGCACTGGGAGAACTTCGCGCTGGCGTTCCAGTCGGCCGACATGCTGAAGCTGCTCTGGTCGAGTGTGCTGATCGAGCTGGCGGTGGTGCCGGTGGCGATCCTCATCGCGACGCTCGCGGGCTTCGCGCTCGGACACCTGCGGCCCGTGGGCGGACGCGCGGTGTTCATCGTGTTCCTGCTTGGCCTGACGCTGCCGCTCGAGGGCATCATCGTGCCGCTGTACTACCAGATCCGCGACATGGGGCTCCTCAACACCCGGTGGGCGCTCATCCTGCCGCTCATCGGTCTGTTCATGCCGTTCGCGGTCGTGTGGATGCGGGCGCACTTCATCAACATGCCGACCGAGCTCTCGGAGGCGGCGCGGGTCGACGGCGCGACGACGTGGCAGCTCTTCTGGCGCATCCACGTACCGCTGTCGAGGCCCGCGATCAGCTCGCTCGCGATCCTGCTCTTCCTGTGGACGTGGAACCAGTTCCTGCTCGCGGTGGTGCTGGTGAGCGACCCGACCCAGCGCACGATGGCTGGCGCGCTCGGGGCGTTCCAGGGGCAGTGGGGCACCGACATCCCGCTCCTGTGCGCCGGATCGCTGCTCATCCTCACCCCGACGCTCATCGTCTTCCTCGTGTTCCAGCGCCAGTTCGTCTCCGCTCTGCTGCAGGGGTCGCTGAAGGGCTGA